A single genomic interval of Ruminococcus sp. NK3A76 harbors:
- a CDS encoding glycoside hydrolase family 3 C-terminal domain-containing protein encodes MLENDIFLSRARELLDKLTEEEKLGLLTTHHEAVERLGLGEFFIGTEVARGYVGREREKVSTVFPQPVGLASTFDKELMYKLGEIAGNEARAYYNADKKGGLALWGPTVDMVRNPLWGRTEEAYGEDVCLTGELSAAYTKGMAGVNDDGYYKTIPTLKHFCANNNEADRGSCSAYLTPRQRHEYYYAAFENAIRNGGAKSIMAAYNELNGLPAIMNTDIRDILKDEWGLWFAVSDGGDFSQNVLAHKFTETHSEAYELSLKAGCNTMTDEDKMVKAAAKAALADGLITWADIDESILDTLYARIRLGQLDKTEFDGIDKSVIDTKESKQVNLRAACEGVTLLKNNGILPLADKKGRLAVVGALADDCLMDWYTGYSSYEHTVLDGVREEFGGEVLYDSLWDIVAVKAPNGKYLCACEDGSVRADADTPEDGALFELQDWGENWQNLFSCKYKKYIRLSEDGSLKLHNRRIYDWFTRETFNLFDYCGCTLIEEYLHHKRLVCGADGRLEFTAQRGVSDDMRFVIETVSKGADRAADIAAKADTVIYCTGNYPVQTAKECYDRKTLALNIQPGMTQTLCKANKNTVLTVISSYPYSVVDESKAAAAVIYTSHAGAELGRAVAYTLSGRNNPSGRTPLTWYKSEHDLPDIMQYDIESAGATYMYFKGEPLYPFGHGLSYSHFEYSDMTLTADKNSVTAQLNVTNDSAIPGDEVVQMYFTVKNSAVSRPEKKLCAFERVHLAAGESKRVTIEIPHDILRVFDVRSERMIVEGGVYTFMAAASSADVRLSGDVKVGGFALSQRGDLIKANMFDKCEGAKLAYSKRFRTEYVKAAGWVNELSYDGVPLEGAKALVVSAVSSYGERPITVRVGDKSFDVMLKPGLSADDFEEYEIKLDDVNDSKIEVSLKEFTALKSIQIKR; translated from the coding sequence ATGCTTGAAAATGATATATTCTTATCCCGTGCAAGGGAGCTTTTGGATAAACTCACCGAGGAGGAAAAGCTCGGCCTGCTCACTACCCACCACGAGGCTGTCGAGCGGCTCGGGCTCGGGGAATTCTTTATAGGCACAGAGGTCGCAAGAGGCTATGTCGGCAGGGAAAGGGAGAAAGTGTCCACCGTATTCCCGCAGCCGGTGGGGCTTGCATCGACCTTTGACAAGGAGCTTATGTATAAGCTCGGCGAGATAGCCGGCAACGAGGCGAGGGCTTACTATAACGCCGACAAAAAAGGCGGCCTTGCACTTTGGGGGCCGACTGTCGATATGGTGAGAAACCCTCTCTGGGGCAGAACTGAGGAAGCCTACGGCGAGGACGTCTGCCTGACAGGCGAGCTTTCTGCTGCCTACACTAAAGGCATGGCAGGCGTAAATGATGATGGGTATTATAAGACTATACCCACCCTTAAGCACTTTTGCGCCAACAATAACGAAGCAGACAGGGGCAGCTGCTCGGCATACCTCACCCCACGCCAGCGGCACGAATACTACTACGCCGCATTTGAAAACGCCATAAGAAACGGCGGTGCCAAAAGCATCATGGCGGCCTATAATGAGCTAAACGGCCTGCCTGCTATAATGAACACCGATATCCGTGATATACTCAAGGACGAGTGGGGGCTGTGGTTCGCAGTCAGCGACGGCGGAGATTTCTCGCAAAACGTCCTTGCTCATAAATTCACCGAAACACACAGCGAGGCCTATGAGCTTAGCCTTAAAGCCGGCTGCAACACCATGACCGACGAGGATAAAATGGTAAAGGCCGCCGCCAAAGCAGCGCTTGCTGACGGGCTCATCACATGGGCGGATATTGATGAGAGCATACTGGATACCCTTTATGCACGCATTCGCCTTGGCCAGCTCGACAAGACCGAGTTTGACGGTATCGACAAGAGCGTGATAGACACTAAAGAGAGCAAGCAAGTGAACCTTCGTGCCGCCTGTGAGGGGGTAACGCTGCTCAAAAATAACGGCATACTCCCTCTTGCCGATAAAAAGGGAAGGCTCGCAGTTGTCGGCGCTCTGGCTGATGACTGCCTTATGGACTGGTATACAGGCTACAGCTCGTATGAGCATACCGTGCTTGACGGTGTCAGGGAGGAATTCGGCGGCGAGGTGCTTTATGACTCGCTTTGGGATATAGTAGCAGTAAAAGCCCCAAACGGCAAGTATCTCTGCGCCTGTGAAGACGGCAGCGTAAGAGCAGATGCCGACACCCCCGAGGACGGCGCACTCTTTGAGCTTCAGGACTGGGGCGAGAACTGGCAGAACCTTTTCTCATGCAAGTATAAAAAGTATATTCGCCTGAGTGAAGACGGCAGCCTTAAGCTGCATAACAGGCGTATCTATGACTGGTTCACAAGAGAGACATTCAACCTCTTTGACTACTGCGGCTGCACGCTTATTGAGGAATATCTCCACCATAAGAGACTTGTCTGCGGTGCTGACGGCAGATTGGAGTTTACCGCACAGCGTGGCGTGAGCGATGATATGCGCTTTGTGATAGAGACAGTGAGCAAGGGTGCAGACAGGGCAGCCGACATAGCCGCCAAGGCCGACACCGTGATATACTGCACAGGCAACTACCCCGTGCAGACGGCTAAGGAATGCTATGACAGAAAAACGCTCGCACTCAATATCCAGCCGGGCATGACACAGACACTCTGCAAGGCAAATAAAAACACCGTGCTGACCGTCATTTCAAGCTATCCCTATTCGGTAGTTGATGAGAGCAAGGCGGCAGCGGCGGTCATCTATACCTCCCACGCAGGCGCAGAGCTCGGCAGGGCTGTGGCGTATACCTTAAGCGGCAGGAATAACCCCTCGGGCAGAACGCCCCTTACATGGTATAAATCAGAGCACGACCTGCCGGATATAATGCAGTATGATATCGAGTCGGCAGGTGCTACATATATGTACTTTAAGGGCGAGCCGCTCTACCCCTTCGGGCATGGGCTTTCCTACTCGCACTTTGAGTATAGTGATATGACCCTGACAGCTGATAAAAACAGCGTCACCGCACAGCTTAACGTCACAAACGATTCGGCTATCCCCGGCGATGAGGTCGTGCAGATGTATTTTACAGTTAAAAACAGCGCCGTTTCACGCCCTGAGAAGAAGCTCTGCGCCTTTGAGAGAGTCCACCTTGCTGCCGGCGAGAGCAAAAGGGTCACGATAGAGATACCTCACGATATACTGCGTGTGTTCGATGTCAGGTCTGAAAGAATGATCGTCGAGGGCGGCGTTTATACCTTTATGGCGGCGGCTTCTTCGGCAGATGTCAGACTGAGCGGTGATGTCAAGGTCGGCGGCTTCGCTCTCTCGCAAAGAGGAGACCTTATAAAGGCGAATATGTTTGATAAGTGCGAGGGTGCAAAGCTTGCCTATAGTAAACGCTTCAGGACCGAGTATGTCAAGGCGGCAGGCTGGGTGAATGAGCTTAGCTATGATGGCGTGCCGCTTGAAGGGGCTAAGGCTCTCGTTGTAAGTGCTGTAAGCAGCTATGGCGAGCGCCCGATAACGGTGAGAGTGGGGGATAAGAGCTTTGATGTGATGCTTAAGCCCGGACTGAGTGCAGATGATTTTGAGGAATATGAGATAAAGCTCGATGATGTAAATGACAGTAAGATAGAAGTCAGCCTGAAAGAATTCACGGCATTAAAGAGTATACAGATAAAGAGATAA
- a CDS encoding ion transporter: MNKAKKRIFQIISIGSREDLPSLAFDIIIVLTILANIAVMLLSTFDGFEEYSSLFRGVEIVTVVFFAIEYILRIWTAELLYPDLSPGKAKLRFLVSFDGVVDLLTILPSVYFTGFIVFRILRVARIFHLFRINTGSDSFAVILSVLVEKKNQILSSLFIIVVLMIASSLGIYSVEHEAQPEAFDNAFSGMWWSISALLTVGYGDVYPITVAGRIMGMIIALLGVGVVAIPTGIISAGFVERYSRELNKEKGFTDIRELGEILVDEQSGLDGMFISDIERDHGARIYMVLRDDLTLIARGELKVRTGDIIILHSDKLSKQ; the protein is encoded by the coding sequence TTGAACAAGGCAAAAAAGAGAATATTCCAGATAATCTCTATAGGCAGCAGGGAAGACCTGCCGAGCCTGGCATTTGACATCATAATAGTGCTGACGATACTTGCAAACATAGCAGTCATGCTGCTGAGCACCTTTGACGGCTTTGAGGAGTATTCCTCGCTTTTCAGAGGCGTGGAGATAGTAACGGTCGTCTTCTTTGCGATAGAGTATATACTGCGCATCTGGACAGCGGAGCTGCTGTATCCCGACCTCTCACCCGGCAAGGCAAAGCTGCGGTTTTTAGTGTCGTTTGACGGCGTGGTCGATCTGCTGACTATATTGCCGTCGGTGTATTTCACAGGCTTTATCGTTTTCCGTATACTCAGGGTCGCAAGGATATTCCACCTGTTCCGCATAAACACCGGCAGCGATTCCTTTGCGGTCATACTCAGCGTCCTGGTGGAGAAGAAAAACCAGATACTCTCGTCGCTGTTTATAATCGTCGTGCTTATGATAGCATCATCACTCGGCATATACAGCGTCGAGCACGAAGCGCAGCCCGAGGCGTTCGATAATGCATTCTCGGGTATGTGGTGGAGCATCTCAGCGCTGCTCACCGTCGGCTACGGCGATGTTTACCCGATAACCGTCGCCGGCAGGATAATGGGCATGATAATAGCCCTGCTTGGTGTGGGGGTCGTGGCTATACCCACAGGTATCATCAGCGCCGGATTTGTCGAGAGGTATTCAAGAGAGCTCAACAAGGAAAAGGGCTTCACCGACATAAGAGAGCTCGGCGAGATACTTGTTGATGAGCAGAGCGGGCTTGACGGTATGTTCATTTCCGACATCGAGAGGGATCACGGCGCAAGGATATACATGGTGCTGCGTGATGACCTGACACTTATCGCTCGTGGCGAGCTTAAGGTCAGAACAGGGGATATAATCATCCTGCATTCGGACAAGCTCTCGAAGCAGTGA
- a CDS encoding glycoside hydrolase family 5 protein, whose protein sequence is MDTSTFETAHTAAANMHAGINIGNSFEAHGSYTGDDITQYELQWGEPAVRKELFEAMAAEGFDAIRIPVTWKHHFDEQGIIDKRWLDHVAKAVDDVLSLGLYCIINIHHDSGEGSWIVASKKGFEQSGGLFGKLWEQIAERFKDYGEKLLFEGVNEPINDARNWTANDPDSVSGVLLYNQLFVDKVRATGGNNAQRNLIVMPYAGAWSYGRLESFKMPDDTAQGHLMIEIHSYDPEGFCWYKAPWTTVRDSWGTPEDYGQLDTLKSALSAFIDKWDVPAIVGEFGSQDKQNEGARALHAMEFIKAMREIGATCFWWECGSYCVFDRKNCTVRFPEIVRALTGKSGNK, encoded by the coding sequence ATGGATACATCTACTTTTGAAACGGCACACACGGCGGCTGCAAATATGCACGCCGGCATAAACATCGGCAATTCCTTTGAAGCACACGGCAGCTACACAGGCGACGACATAACACAGTACGAATTGCAGTGGGGCGAGCCGGCTGTCAGGAAAGAGCTCTTTGAAGCTATGGCAGCCGAGGGCTTTGACGCTATTCGCATACCCGTGACCTGGAAGCACCACTTTGATGAGCAGGGCATCATTGACAAAAGGTGGCTCGACCATGTGGCAAAGGCAGTTGACGACGTGCTCTCGCTCGGGCTCTACTGCATAATAAACATTCACCACGACAGCGGCGAGGGCTCGTGGATAGTCGCCTCGAAAAAGGGCTTTGAGCAAAGCGGCGGGCTTTTCGGCAAGCTGTGGGAGCAGATAGCAGAGCGCTTTAAAGACTACGGTGAAAAGCTTCTCTTTGAGGGCGTGAACGAGCCGATAAACGACGCACGCAACTGGACAGCCAACGACCCCGATTCGGTGAGCGGCGTGCTGCTGTATAATCAGCTTTTCGTTGACAAGGTGAGGGCAACAGGCGGCAACAACGCACAGCGAAACCTCATAGTGATGCCATACGCAGGCGCATGGTCATACGGCAGGCTGGAGAGCTTCAAAATGCCCGATGACACCGCACAGGGGCATCTGATGATAGAGATACACAGCTACGACCCCGAAGGATTTTGCTGGTACAAAGCACCCTGGACGACCGTTCGTGACAGCTGGGGCACCCCGGAGGACTACGGTCAGCTTGACACCCTAAAAAGCGCCCTGTCGGCCTTTATCGACAAGTGGGACGTGCCTGCGATAGTCGGTGAATTCGGCTCGCAGGACAAGCAAAACGAAGGCGCAAGAGCCCTGCACGCAATGGAATTTATCAAGGCCATGAGAGAGATAGGTGCCACCTGCTTCTGGTGGGAATGCGGCTCCTACTGTGTATTTGACAGAAAAAACTGCACCGTGCGCTTCCCTGAGATAGTCAGGGCACTGACCGGCAAATCAGGTAACAAGTAA
- a CDS encoding GGDEF domain-containing phosphodiesterase: MNIKPLEYINALNSFNRSMDTIQNTFHPDNKTIYKPIADALGISRIEVTFTESDSKPQNGTIYGAENPVNNTLFRQTEHAQNGSVADYRLYKDPSFPEWDDEDREIISGFVKIMFVYNGRAEIIAMAKKMMFVDWAMETGTIKAFFFTLGEMIIKKELADYGICRFNIKRFSVVNRNYGRDKGTEIMKRYVTGFIEKYPGSSVFRIGGDNFILVFRKCDYDNVVSGMKYTSVDAGIPGEPAIRISSSAGIYLCSGREKNADEIMTKITAANAMAKTMSKDGIFLFDEKAEERIDHRKMIEAQFVAALENGEFAAFYQPKVDIKTGRVVGTEALCRWIKDGRVIPPIEFIPILEQSNAICKLDFYMLDKVCQDIRNWLDKGNMGVKASVNLSRMHLGDDRLLEKVINIIDRNRVPHDLIEIELTETTSDVDFDELRDIVNGFHKNGISASVDDFGVGYSSLTLIKDLPWDVLKIDRSFLPDGSENDGQKLIMLRHVVSMAQGLGLQCIIEGVETPEQVSLLMDINCFLAQGFYFDKPLPKEEFEKKLVSLYNV, encoded by the coding sequence ATGAATATAAAGCCTCTTGAATATATCAATGCACTTAACAGCTTCAACAGATCTATGGACACAATACAGAATACTTTTCACCCTGACAACAAGACGATATACAAGCCGATAGCCGACGCTCTCGGCATAAGCAGGATAGAAGTCACATTCACCGAGAGTGACAGCAAGCCGCAGAATGGCACTATTTACGGCGCTGAAAACCCGGTGAACAACACGCTTTTCAGGCAGACGGAGCACGCACAGAACGGCTCGGTGGCTGATTACAGGCTCTACAAAGACCCCTCCTTCCCCGAATGGGACGATGAGGACAGGGAGATAATATCGGGCTTTGTAAAGATAATGTTCGTCTACAACGGCAGGGCTGAGATAATAGCTATGGCCAAGAAAATGATGTTCGTTGACTGGGCTATGGAGACAGGCACGATAAAGGCATTCTTCTTCACTTTAGGTGAGATGATAATAAAGAAGGAGCTTGCTGACTACGGCATATGCCGCTTCAACATCAAGCGCTTTTCTGTTGTCAACCGCAACTACGGCCGTGATAAGGGCACAGAGATAATGAAGCGCTATGTCACCGGCTTTATCGAGAAATACCCAGGCAGCTCGGTGTTCAGAATAGGCGGCGACAACTTCATTCTCGTATTCAGAAAATGCGACTATGACAATGTCGTTTCCGGCATGAAGTACACATCAGTCGATGCAGGCATACCCGGCGAGCCGGCGATAAGGATATCGTCAAGTGCAGGCATCTATCTCTGCAGCGGCAGGGAGAAAAACGCCGACGAGATAATGACAAAGATAACCGCAGCCAACGCAATGGCAAAGACTATGAGCAAGGACGGCATATTCTTGTTTGACGAAAAGGCCGAGGAGCGCATAGACCACCGCAAGATGATAGAGGCGCAGTTCGTCGCTGCTCTGGAAAACGGGGAGTTCGCTGCATTCTACCAGCCGAAGGTGGATATAAAGACCGGCAGGGTCGTAGGGACTGAGGCTCTCTGCCGCTGGATAAAGGACGGGCGTGTGATACCGCCTATAGAGTTCATACCTATACTGGAGCAGTCAAACGCCATATGCAAGCTCGATTTCTATATGCTCGACAAGGTGTGCCAAGACATAAGAAACTGGCTCGACAAGGGCAACATGGGCGTGAAGGCTTCCGTAAACCTTTCGAGGATGCACCTTGGCGATGACAGGCTGCTCGAAAAGGTCATAAACATAATCGACCGCAACCGTGTGCCGCACGACCTTATCGAGATAGAGCTCACCGAGACAACGTCTGATGTTGACTTTGACGAGCTGCGTGATATAGTAAACGGCTTCCACAAAAACGGCATAAGCGCATCGGTGGACGATTTCGGCGTGGGCTATTCATCGCTCACACTTATAAAAGACCTCCCCTGGGACGTGCTGAAAATAGACCGCAGCTTCCTGCCGGACGGCAGCGAGAACGACGGGCAGAAGCTCATTATGCTGCGCCATGTCGTATCTATGGCACAGGGGTTAGGCCTTCAGTGCATAATCGAGGGCGTTGAGACTCCCGAGCAGGTGAGCCTGCTTATGGACATAAACTGCTTCCTTGCGCAGGGCTTCTACTTTGACAAGCCGCTCCCGAAAGAGGAGTTTGAGAAAAAGCTCGTATCGCTTTACAACGTATAA
- a CDS encoding Tex family protein yields MEINRIIAQELSLKPEQVDNAVSMIDEGMTIPFIARYRKELTGSLDDTALRELFDRLGYLRNLQKRKEEITNSITEQGKMTDELAAAIDKAMTLVEVEDIYLPYKQKRKTRASVAREKGLEPLAELMLAQQDSTDIEKEAESYIDEEKELADTAACLQGAMDIIAEDISDSAELRKYLRALFNDMGKVVSAAADETQKSVYENYYEFSEGVSKIAGHRILAIDRGEKENFLKVSVTLPEGVAERAVVSRFVNAKNRCSEYVETAALDSYKRLIYPSVEREIRNELSEKAQEGAIKVFSSNLRQLLMQPPIKGRVTLGLDPGYAHGCKCAVVDDTGKVLDTAIIYITPPRKDTARAERVISGMIQKHHVTAIAIGNGTASRETEQFTASLLGKIGGGVSYMVVSEAGASVYSASKLAAEEFPEYDVSLRSAVSIARRLQDPLAELVKIDPKAIGVGQYQHDMPKARMDEALTGVVEDCVNSVGVDLNTASYSLLSYISGISKTVAKNIVAYREENGSFTDRKQLLKVAKLGPKAYEQCAGFLRVRDGKNPLDNTGVHPESYDAAKGLLESCGYTLDGIGALSELPKKAKKIGLKALSEQTGAGIPTLEDIIGELVKPGRDPRDELPPPLMRSADVMELKDLKEGMELVGTVRNVIDFGAFVDIGVHEDGLVHISQLADRYVKHPLDVVKVGQIVKVKVLSVDVQKGRISLTMKGVPQ; encoded by the coding sequence ATGGAGATAAACAGGATAATAGCACAGGAGCTGTCGCTTAAGCCCGAGCAGGTGGATAACGCAGTTTCGATGATAGACGAGGGCATGACGATACCCTTTATAGCAAGATACCGTAAGGAGCTCACAGGCTCGCTTGATGATACGGCCTTAAGAGAGCTTTTTGACAGGCTGGGTTATTTAAGGAACCTGCAAAAGCGCAAGGAGGAGATAACAAACTCCATCACCGAGCAGGGCAAGATGACAGACGAGCTCGCCGCCGCTATTGACAAGGCTATGACGCTTGTCGAGGTAGAGGATATATACCTGCCCTATAAGCAGAAGCGCAAGACAAGGGCATCTGTCGCAAGAGAAAAGGGTCTTGAACCTTTGGCAGAGCTGATGCTTGCACAGCAGGACAGCACAGATATCGAAAAGGAAGCTGAGAGCTACATCGACGAGGAAAAGGAGCTTGCCGACACAGCAGCCTGCTTACAGGGCGCTATGGATATAATCGCTGAGGATATCTCTGACAGCGCAGAGCTCAGAAAATACCTGCGTGCGCTCTTTAACGACATGGGCAAGGTGGTTTCCGCAGCGGCAGACGAGACACAGAAAAGCGTTTACGAGAACTACTACGAGTTTTCCGAGGGCGTTTCAAAGATAGCCGGCCACCGTATACTTGCTATCGACAGGGGCGAGAAGGAGAACTTCCTTAAGGTGAGCGTGACGCTTCCTGAGGGCGTTGCAGAGCGTGCGGTAGTAAGCCGCTTTGTAAATGCAAAGAACAGGTGCTCTGAGTATGTCGAGACAGCCGCTCTTGACAGCTATAAGCGCCTTATCTACCCCTCGGTCGAGCGTGAGATAAGGAATGAGCTCTCCGAAAAAGCTCAGGAGGGCGCTATAAAGGTCTTCTCATCGAACCTGCGACAGCTTCTTATGCAGCCGCCGATAAAGGGTAGGGTCACTCTCGGCCTTGACCCCGGCTATGCACACGGCTGCAAGTGCGCAGTAGTCGATGACACAGGCAAGGTGCTCGACACGGCGATAATCTACATAACCCCCCCGAGAAAGGACACAGCAAGGGCAGAGCGTGTGATAAGCGGCATGATACAAAAGCACCACGTCACAGCTATAGCTATCGGCAACGGCACGGCTTCGAGAGAGACTGAGCAGTTTACCGCATCGCTGCTTGGCAAGATAGGCGGCGGAGTATCTTACATGGTGGTGTCTGAAGCAGGCGCTTCCGTTTACTCGGCATCAAAGCTCGCAGCTGAGGAGTTCCCGGAATACGACGTATCGCTGCGTTCGGCAGTGTCTATAGCAAGAAGACTTCAGGACCCTCTTGCAGAGCTTGTAAAGATAGACCCCAAGGCGATAGGTGTAGGCCAGTATCAGCACGATATGCCCAAGGCAAGAATGGACGAAGCGCTCACCGGCGTTGTTGAGGACTGCGTAAACTCTGTAGGCGTTGACTTAAACACAGCTTCCTACTCGCTGCTCTCGTACATATCCGGCATCAGCAAGACGGTGGCTAAAAACATCGTCGCATACCGTGAGGAGAACGGCTCGTTTACCGACCGCAAGCAGCTTTTAAAGGTCGCAAAGCTCGGTCCCAAGGCATACGAGCAGTGCGCAGGTTTCCTGCGTGTGCGTGACGGCAAGAACCCGCTTGATAACACAGGCGTTCACCCCGAGAGCTACGATGCTGCAAAGGGTCTGCTTGAAAGCTGCGGCTATACGCTTGACGGCATAGGCGCTCTCTCCGAGCTGCCTAAGAAAGCCAAGAAGATAGGCCTTAAAGCCCTCTCGGAGCAGACAGGCGCAGGCATACCGACGCTTGAAGACATAATCGGCGAGCTTGTAAAGCCCGGCCGTGACCCCCGTGACGAGCTGCCCCCTCCGCTCATGAGAAGTGCAGACGTTATGGAGCTTAAGGACTTGAAGGAAGGCATGGAGCTTGTCGGCACAGTGAGAAATGTCATCGACTTCGGCGCTTTTGTAGACATCGGCGTTCACGAGGACGGCCTTGTACACATTTCGCAGCTTGCAGACAGATATGTCAAGCACCCCCTCGATGTTGTCAAGGTAGGCCAGATAGTCAAGGTCAAGGTGCTCTCCGTTGACGTGCAGAAAGGCCGCATATCCCTGACTATGAAGGGCGTACCGCAGTGA
- a CDS encoding DUF2975 domain-containing protein has protein sequence MKKTDNNETRSTRFIRTVGICMLPFFIVCLSLNMVKDLVKDIIADSNSYELRYEEVTVTDTDGNETDMSNGQKVYALYRNGEYFDEVDYNEFTLKDENGDTDLRYCVLIKDARRVAYTAIFAAITIVVIMITISITNGRTPFTPANAKRIKAIGILQLSLAIVPGLVVLIMKMARYSYIHSTFDIGSVYMFIIAFVIMIIGMVFDYGVKLQQDNDLIA, from the coding sequence ATGAAAAAGACAGACAACAACGAAACACGCTCGACAAGATTTATAAGAACAGTCGGTATATGTATGCTGCCGTTTTTTATAGTCTGCCTGTCGCTCAACATGGTCAAAGACCTTGTAAAAGACATCATTGCAGACAGCAACAGCTACGAGCTGAGATACGAGGAAGTCACCGTGACGGACACTGACGGCAACGAGACAGACATGAGCAACGGCCAGAAGGTATACGCCCTCTACCGCAACGGCGAATACTTTGACGAGGTCGATTACAACGAATTCACTCTCAAAGACGAAAACGGCGACACCGACCTGAGATACTGCGTACTCATAAAAGACGCAAGGAGAGTTGCATACACAGCGATATTTGCAGCCATCACGATAGTTGTGATAATGATAACTATAAGCATCACAAACGGCAGGACTCCCTTCACACCTGCAAATGCAAAGCGCATAAAAGCAATAGGCATACTCCAGCTCTCGCTTGCTATAGTTCCCGGGCTGGTAGTGCTGATAATGAAAATGGCGAGGTATTCATACATCCACTCGACATTTGACATAGGGTCTGTTTATATGTTCATCATCGCCTTTGTCATAATGATAATCGGCATGGTATTTGACTACGGCGTGAAATTACAGCAGGACAATGACCTGATAGCATAA
- a CDS encoding SDR family oxidoreductase has protein sequence MKTAFVTGGSGGIGKAVCLKLAELGYAVVVGYNTNKTTADIVTQLIRQHGGTAMSVRCDVTDQSSIDSAKRVIEEQLSSPSVVVCAAGTADISVFSVQSVSRIQKLIDTDLTGSILTARAFVSRMVNKQEGSIIFISSVWGEQGASCEAVYSAAKAGLIGFTKALGKELGPSGVRVNCVSPGFIDTKMNASISPEDRKAFLEDVPLQRAGKADEVADVVAFLVSDAASYITAQNISVNGGLT, from the coding sequence ATGAAAACAGCATTCGTAACAGGCGGCTCGGGCGGCATAGGCAAGGCTGTGTGCTTAAAGCTCGCTGAACTCGGCTATGCAGTGGTAGTCGGCTATAACACCAACAAGACCACCGCAGATATAGTAACACAGCTTATAAGGCAGCACGGCGGCACGGCTATGAGCGTCAGGTGCGACGTGACCGACCAGAGCTCGATAGACTCAGCAAAAAGAGTTATAGAAGAGCAGCTCTCGTCACCGTCAGTCGTAGTGTGCGCAGCAGGGACTGCCGACATATCCGTTTTCTCGGTGCAGTCTGTTTCGAGGATACAAAAGCTGATAGATACCGACCTTACAGGCTCGATACTCACAGCGAGGGCTTTTGTCTCACGCATGGTAAACAAGCAGGAGGGCAGCATCATCTTCATATCCTCCGTGTGGGGCGAGCAGGGGGCTTCCTGCGAGGCGGTGTATTCTGCCGCAAAGGCAGGGCTTATCGGCTTTACAAAGGCTCTCGGCAAGGAGCTCGGGCCGAGCGGTGTCAGAGTAAACTGCGTTTCCCCCGGGTTTATAGACACCAAGATGAATGCATCTATCTCACCCGAGGACAGAAAGGCGTTTCTTGAAGACGTGCCGCTGCAGCGTGCAGGCAAGGCAGATGAGGTGGCAGATGTCGTGGCATTTCTCGTGTCAGATGCAGCATCTTATATCACTGCACAGAATATCAGCGTAAACGGCGGCCTTACTTAA